One genomic window of Candidatus Pseudobacter hemicellulosilyticus includes the following:
- the dapA gene encoding 4-hydroxy-tetrahydrodipicolinate synthase, with the protein MSLRQTLKGTGVALITPFHANTEVDYDALGRIIDFVIDGGVDYVVTLGTTGETPTLSKEEKTAIINYTYDKVANRVPVVVGVGGNDTQSLLRDLATLPLDKAVAILSAAPYYNKPSQEGIFQHYKAVAAASPKPVILYNVPGRTGRNMSAATTLRLAKEPNIIGIKEASGDMVQCMQILKDRTEDFLVVSGDDALVLPQIACGMDGVISVAANALPSTFTSMVNDCLKGDYESAKAGNDSLMEAYDLMFAENNPAGVKAFMTELGLIQNYLRLPMVPLSKPLHDQVKGYLKNAKPAAVLA; encoded by the coding sequence ATGTCGCTCAGGCAAACTCTCAAAGGCACCGGCGTAGCCCTGATCACCCCCTTCCACGCCAACACGGAAGTGGACTACGACGCCTTAGGCCGTATCATTGATTTCGTGATCGACGGAGGCGTCGATTATGTAGTAACCCTCGGCACCACCGGTGAAACTCCTACCCTCTCCAAGGAAGAAAAGACCGCCATCATCAACTATACCTACGATAAGGTAGCCAACCGCGTCCCCGTAGTAGTAGGCGTAGGCGGTAACGATACCCAGAGCCTCCTGCGCGACCTGGCCACCCTGCCCCTCGATAAAGCCGTGGCTATCCTGAGCGCCGCCCCCTATTATAACAAACCTTCCCAGGAAGGTATTTTCCAGCACTATAAAGCTGTTGCCGCCGCCTCTCCCAAGCCCGTTATCCTGTATAACGTGCCCGGACGTACCGGCCGCAATATGTCTGCCGCCACTACCCTGCGCCTGGCCAAAGAGCCCAATATCATTGGTATCAAAGAAGCCAGCGGCGATATGGTACAGTGTATGCAGATCCTGAAGGATCGCACGGAAGACTTCCTGGTGGTCAGCGGCGACGACGCCCTGGTTCTTCCCCAGATAGCCTGTGGCATGGACGGCGTCATCAGCGTGGCTGCCAACGCCCTGCCCAGTACCTTCACCAGCATGGTGAACGATTGTCTCAAAGGAGATTATGAGTCCGCCAAAGCCGGCAATGACAGCCTCATGGAAGCCTACGACCTCATGTTTGCCGAAAACAATCCTGCCGGTGTGAAAGCTTTCATGACCGAACTGGGCCTGATCCAGAACTACCTCCGCCTTCCCATGGTGCCGCTCAGCAAACCGCTGCACGACCAGGTAAAAGGCTACCTCAAAAATGCAAAGCCCGCAGCAGTGCTGGCCTAA
- a CDS encoding ribonuclease Z: protein MLAVTILGNNSALPAYDRHPTSQLVTLDDQLFLVDCGEGTQVQLSKFRIRWGRINHIFISHLHGDHYFGLPGFINSMGLLHRENELHLYAPAALQEILDLQLKAAATILPYDLHFHPLEGEGELIKNDKVLVSCFPTKHRIPCWGFRFDQVKAPRRVNPESAIKHGVPAAFYDRLKWGEHYTLRSGEVVLNEWVTEAAPLPQSYAYCADTLYDEELIPKVQGVDMLYHETTYLKDLGERATSRFHSTTHQAATLAVKAGVKRLLIGHFSSKYDRLDLFQDEAREVFPNTDLALEGVTFRA, encoded by the coding sequence ATGCTGGCTGTCACGATCCTGGGGAATAATTCGGCTCTACCGGCCTACGACCGGCACCCGACTTCACAATTGGTAACATTGGATGATCAATTGTTCCTGGTGGATTGTGGTGAAGGGACACAGGTTCAGCTATCCAAATTCCGGATCCGCTGGGGCCGCATCAATCATATCTTTATTTCGCATCTCCACGGCGATCACTATTTCGGTTTACCAGGTTTTATCAATAGCATGGGCTTGCTCCACCGGGAGAACGAGCTGCACCTCTATGCGCCTGCCGCCCTGCAGGAAATACTGGACCTCCAGTTAAAAGCGGCTGCCACCATATTGCCCTATGACCTGCACTTCCACCCGCTGGAAGGCGAGGGAGAGTTAATTAAGAATGATAAGGTCCTCGTGAGTTGCTTTCCTACCAAACACCGCATTCCCTGCTGGGGTTTCCGCTTTGACCAAGTGAAAGCGCCACGTCGGGTAAACCCTGAAAGCGCTATCAAACATGGCGTGCCTGCGGCGTTCTATGATCGGCTGAAATGGGGGGAGCATTATACGTTGAGGTCGGGTGAGGTAGTGTTAAATGAATGGGTAACCGAAGCGGCGCCGCTGCCTCAATCATACGCCTATTGCGCCGACACCCTTTACGACGAAGAGCTGATCCCTAAAGTACAGGGCGTGGATATGCTGTATCATGAGACTACCTACCTGAAAGACCTGGGGGAGCGGGCTACGAGCCGGTTCCATTCTACTACGCACCAGGCGGCTACATTGGCTGTGAAAGCTGGTGTGAAACGCTTGCTGATTGGGCATTTCAGCTCTAAATATGATAGGCTGGATTTGTTCCAGGATGAGGCAAGGGAAGTGTTTCCGAATACGGATCTGGCGCTGGAAGGAGTGACTTTCAGGGCGTGA
- a CDS encoding PfkB family carbohydrate kinase has protein sequence MKAINLDELFNRFGDIKVGVLGDVMLDTYWWGHVDRISPEAPVPVVALDRREYRIGGAGNVALNLVSLKAKVNILSVMGKDEDGKLLKGLFEEKGIGTEYLLKRSDRITTNKTRVISRNQQMMRLDAEITDDLSEPDEKALLASVEKYILTEKPQVLILEDYNKGVLTDRVIGATLSLCKANNVLTTVDPKRKNFFNYRGVDIFKPNLKEVKDALNLILEEVNTESLSNIHQLLQQKLHHQISFITLSEKGVFYQDGTNAHIFPSHLRNIADVSGAGDTVIAVASLVYAATHHVGLMAEVANIAGGLVCEQVGTVAIDREQLLTECQLLLS, from the coding sequence ATGAAAGCTATCAATTTAGACGAGTTATTCAATCGGTTCGGAGATATTAAAGTAGGCGTTTTGGGAGATGTGATGCTGGATACCTACTGGTGGGGGCATGTGGACCGGATATCACCGGAGGCGCCCGTACCCGTGGTGGCGCTGGACAGGCGCGAGTACCGCATTGGTGGCGCCGGCAATGTGGCCCTGAACTTAGTATCTCTGAAAGCCAAGGTGAATATCCTGTCGGTGATGGGTAAGGACGAGGACGGCAAGCTGCTGAAAGGCCTGTTTGAAGAAAAGGGCATCGGTACGGAATACCTGCTGAAGCGCTCGGATAGGATCACGACTAACAAGACCAGGGTTATTTCCCGTAACCAGCAGATGATGCGCCTGGATGCTGAGATCACCGATGACCTGAGCGAGCCGGATGAGAAAGCCCTGCTGGCCAGCGTGGAAAAATACATTCTCACAGAAAAGCCCCAGGTGCTGATCCTGGAGGACTACAATAAAGGGGTGCTGACAGATCGGGTGATTGGTGCTACGCTGTCGCTCTGCAAAGCCAATAATGTGCTGACCACGGTAGACCCCAAGCGCAAGAACTTCTTTAATTACCGGGGCGTGGATATTTTCAAGCCCAACCTGAAAGAGGTAAAAGATGCGTTGAACCTGATACTGGAAGAGGTGAATACGGAGTCTTTGTCGAACATCCACCAGCTGCTGCAACAGAAGCTGCACCACCAGATCTCCTTTATAACGCTTTCAGAAAAGGGCGTTTTCTACCAGGATGGTACCAATGCCCATATTTTCCCTTCCCACCTGCGCAATATTGCCGATGTGTCCGGTGCGGGCGATACGGTGATAGCCGTGGCTTCCCTGGTCTATGCGGCTACCCACCATGTGGGCCTGATGGCTGAAGTGGCCAATATTGCCGGCGGCCTGGTCTGCGAGCAGGTAGGCACGGTGGCCATCGACCGGGAACAGCTGCTGACCGAGTGCCAGCTGCTGCTGAGCTAA
- a CDS encoding amino acid permease has product MAEQSPGFKPTLGLLDATMIVAGSMIGSGIFIVSADITRNVGSAGWLIVVWLLTGFMTLTAALSYGELSGMYPKAGGQYVYLKEAYNPLLGFLYGWSFFAVIQTATIAAVCVAFAKFTAYLVPELSEDLVALDLGFLKISPAQLLSIAVIVLLTYINTRGVKEGKLIQTTFTMTKLLSLLGLILFGLILAKGDVWTANWSDAWNLRPLGSMESYTTAAALGAIAAAMVGSIFSSDAWNNVTFIAGEIKNPKKNIGLSLFLGTLIVTIIYVSANVMYTAVLPLSEIASADKDRVAVAASQSIFGTAGTVIIAVMIMVSTFGCSNGLILSGARVYYTMAKDNLFFKQAGKLNKNSVPATGLWIQCVAASLWSLSGSYGQLLDMISFVVVMFYMLTILGIFILRRTKPELERPYKAFGYPVMPILYFIMGLTFCGLLIVYKPQFTWPGLIITLIGIPLYYLAVSKNKNATA; this is encoded by the coding sequence ATGGCGGAACAAAGTCCTGGATTTAAACCAACGCTTGGCCTGCTGGATGCTACAATGATTGTGGCTGGCTCCATGATAGGGTCCGGTATCTTTATCGTAAGCGCCGATATTACCCGGAATGTGGGCAGCGCCGGCTGGCTGATCGTGGTCTGGCTGCTGACCGGCTTTATGACCCTTACCGCCGCCCTCAGCTATGGTGAGCTGTCCGGCATGTATCCCAAGGCCGGCGGCCAGTATGTGTACCTCAAAGAAGCCTATAATCCCCTGTTAGGCTTTTTATATGGCTGGAGCTTTTTTGCGGTGATCCAGACGGCTACCATTGCGGCGGTCTGCGTGGCTTTTGCCAAGTTCACGGCTTACCTGGTACCGGAATTGAGTGAGGACCTGGTGGCCTTAGACCTGGGCTTTTTGAAGATTTCGCCGGCACAGCTGTTGTCCATTGCAGTGATTGTATTACTGACTTATATTAATACCCGTGGCGTGAAGGAGGGTAAACTGATACAGACCACGTTTACCATGACCAAATTACTGAGCCTGCTGGGCCTGATCCTGTTTGGGTTGATCCTGGCCAAGGGCGATGTCTGGACGGCTAACTGGTCGGACGCCTGGAACCTGCGCCCGTTGGGTTCTATGGAGAGCTATACTACGGCGGCCGCCCTGGGCGCCATTGCGGCGGCCATGGTAGGTTCTATCTTCAGTTCGGACGCCTGGAACAATGTGACCTTTATTGCGGGGGAGATCAAGAATCCCAAAAAGAATATCGGGCTCAGCCTTTTCCTGGGTACGCTGATAGTGACCATTATCTATGTAAGCGCTAACGTGATGTATACGGCGGTGCTGCCCCTGAGTGAGATCGCTTCGGCGGATAAGGACAGGGTGGCGGTGGCTGCTTCCCAGTCGATCTTTGGCACGGCAGGCACGGTCATCATTGCGGTGATGATCATGGTGTCCACGTTTGGCTGCAGCAACGGCCTGATCCTTTCTGGCGCCAGGGTGTACTACACGATGGCGAAGGACAACCTGTTCTTTAAACAGGCGGGTAAGCTGAATAAGAACTCGGTCCCCGCTACCGGGTTGTGGATCCAGTGTGTGGCGGCCAGTCTCTGGAGCCTGAGCGGCAGCTATGGCCAGCTCCTGGATATGATCTCCTTTGTGGTGGTCATGTTCTATATGCTGACCATCCTGGGCATCTTTATCCTGCGCCGGACAAAGCCTGAGCTGGAGCGGCCCTACAAAGCCTTTGGCTACCCTGTAATGCCTATTCTTTATTTTATCATGGGCCTGACCTTCTGCGGCCTCCTGATTGTCTATAAACCGCAATTTACCTGGCCTGGACTGATCATTACTTTGATTGGCATTCCTTTGTATTATCTTGCAGTCTCAAAGAACAAGAACGCAACTGCATAA
- a CDS encoding OmpH family outer membrane protein, whose product MRNLSTVLSIVAIVLSGVLFYLHFSGKDSTKKNGAAVNKDTANFRIAYFDIDSLQANYDYFKDAFGQVRSKETSMNAELSDMTNRYQKRIRELQDKGATMSQSEGEAAQREFNMMQQRYADRKASLEQDLQKQQIDLMTAVRRSVEDYLKEYNKDKGYAFILSYEPGVMMYYRDSVYDITPDLVRGLNAKYKATKKP is encoded by the coding sequence ATGAGAAATCTTTCCACAGTATTGAGCATCGTAGCTATTGTGTTGAGCGGGGTGCTGTTTTACCTGCATTTCAGCGGTAAGGACAGCACGAAGAAAAATGGCGCAGCGGTGAACAAAGACACAGCAAATTTTCGCATCGCTTATTTTGACATTGATTCCCTGCAGGCCAATTACGATTATTTCAAGGACGCTTTTGGCCAGGTAAGGTCCAAGGAAACCTCTATGAATGCGGAGCTGAGCGATATGACCAATCGCTACCAGAAACGCATCCGTGAGCTCCAGGATAAAGGGGCTACTATGTCGCAGTCCGAAGGCGAAGCCGCCCAGCGTGAGTTCAACATGATGCAGCAGCGTTATGCCGACCGCAAGGCCAGCCTGGAGCAGGACCTGCAGAAACAGCAGATAGACCTGATGACCGCCGTCCGCAGATCGGTGGAAGACTATCTCAAAGAATACAACAAGGACAAAGGTTATGCTTTTATCCTCAGCTATGAACCTGGTGTGATGATGTATTACAGGGACTCGGTATACGATATTACTCCCGACCTGGTACGCGGATTGAACGCAAAATACAAGGCTACCAAGAAGCCATAG
- the rpoC gene encoding DNA-directed RNA polymerase subunit beta': protein MAIKKDNRPRATFSKITIGLASPDSILERSYGEVLKPETINYRTYKPERDGLFCERIFGPVKDYECACGKYKRIRYKGIVCDRCGVEVTEKKVRRERMGHIKLVVPVVHIWYFKSLPNKIGYLLGVSSKKLETIVYYERFVVIQAGIREDRGLKTGDLLTEEEYLEILENLPKDNQYLPDEDPQKFIAKMGAEAVHDLLQRIELDSLSFDLRNAAATETSQQRKADALKRLSVVEAFREANGRITNRPEWMVMQYIPVIPPELRPLVPLDGGRFASSDLNDLYRRVIIRNNRLKRLLEIKAPEVILRNEKRMLQEAVDSLFDNSRKSNAVKAEGGRALKSLSDVLKGKQGRFRQNLLGKRVDYSGRSVIVVGPELKLHECGLPKDMAAELFKPFIIRKLIERGIVKTVKSARKLVDRKEAVVWDILENILKGHPVMLNRAPTLHRLSIQAFQPKLIEGKAIQLHPLVCAAFNADFDGDQMAVHVPLSNAAVLEAQLLMLSSHNILNPQNGSPMTLPSQDMVLGLYYITKGKRTDATETLRGEGKAFYSAEEVIIAYNEKSVDLHAHIKVKANVREEDGTLKRKLIETTVGRVLFNQFVPKEVGYINALLTKKSLREIIGDIINITNVPKTAKFLDDIKQLGFRTAFQGGLSFSINDLIIPSIKEDVLEQAKGEVDEVWDNYNMGLITNNERYNQIVDIWSRVDTRITETLIRELATDKQGFNSVYMMLDSGARGSKQQIKQLCGIRGLMAKPRKSGSSGSEIIENPILSNFKGGLNVLDYFISTHGARKGLADTALKTADAGYLTRRLVDVAQDVVITEEDCGTLRGIAISALKDNEEIVEPLYDRIIGRTSLHDIYNPVNDELVIAAGGQINELMGHKIEDAGIETVEIRSVLTCESKRGVCVKCYGKNLATGNIAQKGDAVGIIAAQSIGEPGTQLTLRTFHVGGVAGSASVESSLPAKFDGTIQFDGLRTVTTENNDGEKIQIVIGRTGEVRIMDLKNDRLLITNNVPYGATLLVKDGQNVKKGDPICTWDPFNNVVVAEIAGKVKFDNVIDGITYREEADEQTGHREKVVIETKDKNKIPTLVVEGKDVKLYNLPVGSHITVDEAEEVRAGQVMVKIPRTLRMQRDITGGLPRVTELFEARNPGNPAIVCEIDGVVSFGVIKRGNREIVVEAKDGIVKKYLVPLTRQILVQDGDFIKAGAPLSDGQTAPGDILSIKGPFAVQEYVVNEIQEVYRLQGVKINDKHIEVIVRQMMKKVEIVDPGDTRFLEEDLEDRFDFNEVNDWIFDKKVISEAGESTKLKAGQIVSLREIREENSLLRRNDKKLVEFRDANPATSHPVLLGITKASLGTQSWISAASFQETTKVLSSAAIQGKSDDMLGLKENVITGHPIPAGTGLRDFENMVVGSKEEYELLQTTREAMSFDEEE, encoded by the coding sequence ATGGCTATTAAAAAAGATAATCGTCCCAGGGCCACGTTCTCGAAGATCACCATTGGTCTGGCTTCACCCGATAGCATTTTGGAGCGCAGCTACGGTGAGGTTCTGAAGCCTGAGACAATTAACTACCGTACTTACAAACCGGAGCGTGACGGTTTGTTCTGCGAGCGCATCTTTGGACCCGTTAAGGACTATGAGTGCGCCTGCGGTAAGTATAAGCGTATCCGTTATAAAGGCATTGTGTGCGACCGCTGCGGTGTGGAAGTAACGGAAAAGAAAGTACGTCGTGAGCGCATGGGCCACATCAAGCTGGTGGTGCCCGTAGTGCATATCTGGTACTTTAAATCACTGCCCAACAAAATTGGTTACCTGCTGGGTGTGAGCTCCAAGAAACTGGAGACCATTGTTTACTATGAAAGGTTTGTAGTGATCCAGGCTGGTATCCGCGAAGATCGTGGCCTCAAGACCGGTGATCTGCTGACTGAAGAAGAATACCTGGAGATCCTGGAGAACCTGCCCAAGGACAACCAGTATCTGCCTGACGAGGATCCGCAGAAGTTCATTGCCAAAATGGGTGCTGAGGCCGTTCATGACCTGCTCCAGCGCATTGAACTGGATTCCCTGTCCTTTGACCTGCGTAATGCCGCCGCTACTGAAACTTCCCAGCAACGTAAAGCAGACGCCCTGAAGCGCCTGAGCGTGGTGGAAGCTTTCCGTGAGGCCAATGGCCGTATCACCAACCGCCCTGAGTGGATGGTGATGCAATATATCCCCGTGATCCCGCCGGAACTGCGTCCGCTGGTTCCCCTGGACGGTGGCCGTTTTGCGTCTTCTGACCTGAACGACCTGTACCGCCGCGTGATCATCCGTAACAACCGTCTGAAGCGTCTGCTGGAGATCAAAGCCCCTGAGGTGATCCTCCGCAACGAAAAGCGGATGCTGCAGGAAGCGGTGGACTCCCTGTTTGACAACAGCCGTAAATCCAACGCCGTTAAAGCAGAAGGCGGTCGCGCCCTGAAATCCCTCAGTGACGTACTGAAAGGTAAGCAGGGTCGTTTCCGTCAGAACCTGCTGGGTAAACGTGTTGACTACTCCGGTCGTTCTGTTATCGTAGTAGGTCCTGAGCTGAAACTGCATGAGTGCGGTCTGCCCAAGGACATGGCTGCAGAGTTGTTCAAACCGTTCATCATCCGCAAGCTGATTGAAAGGGGTATTGTGAAGACCGTGAAGTCTGCCCGTAAGCTGGTAGACCGCAAAGAAGCCGTGGTCTGGGATATCCTGGAAAATATTCTGAAAGGTCACCCCGTGATGCTCAACCGTGCCCCAACACTGCACAGGTTGTCTATCCAGGCCTTCCAGCCCAAACTGATCGAGGGTAAAGCCATCCAGCTGCACCCGCTGGTGTGTGCGGCGTTCAACGCCGACTTTGACGGTGACCAGATGGCCGTGCACGTGCCTTTGAGCAATGCCGCGGTACTGGAAGCCCAGCTGCTGATGCTGTCCTCACACAACATCCTGAACCCGCAGAATGGTTCTCCGATGACCCTGCCTTCACAGGACATGGTACTCGGTCTGTACTATATTACCAAGGGCAAGCGTACTGACGCCACAGAAACCCTCCGTGGTGAAGGCAAAGCCTTCTACAGCGCTGAGGAAGTGATCATTGCCTACAATGAAAAAAGCGTTGACCTGCACGCACATATCAAGGTGAAAGCCAATGTGCGCGAGGAAGACGGCACCCTGAAAAGGAAACTCATTGAAACTACTGTAGGTCGCGTACTGTTCAACCAGTTTGTACCTAAAGAAGTGGGTTATATCAACGCCCTGCTCACCAAGAAGAGCCTCCGGGAGATCATTGGCGATATCATCAATATCACCAACGTTCCCAAGACGGCTAAGTTCCTGGACGATATCAAACAGCTTGGATTCCGTACGGCTTTCCAGGGTGGTCTGTCGTTCAGCATCAATGACCTGATCATCCCGTCCATCAAAGAAGATGTGCTGGAGCAGGCCAAGGGTGAGGTAGACGAGGTGTGGGACAACTACAACATGGGTCTGATCACCAACAACGAACGTTACAACCAGATCGTAGACATCTGGTCCCGCGTGGATACCCGCATCACGGAAACGCTGATCCGCGAGCTGGCGACTGACAAACAGGGCTTCAACTCTGTATACATGATGCTTGACTCCGGCGCCCGTGGTTCCAAACAGCAGATCAAACAGCTCTGCGGTATCCGGGGTCTGATGGCCAAGCCGAGGAAGTCCGGTTCATCCGGCAGTGAGATCATCGAAAACCCGATCCTCTCCAACTTCAAAGGCGGTCTGAACGTATTGGATTACTTCATCTCTACGCACGGTGCCCGTAAAGGTCTGGCGGATACGGCCCTTAAAACGGCCGATGCCGGTTACCTGACCCGTCGTCTGGTGGACGTTGCCCAGGACGTTGTTATTACTGAAGAAGATTGCGGTACGCTGCGTGGTATTGCCATCAGCGCACTGAAAGATAATGAGGAGATCGTTGAGCCGCTGTATGACCGGATCATTGGTCGTACGTCCCTGCACGATATCTACAACCCTGTGAACGATGAGCTGGTAATTGCCGCTGGCGGCCAGATCAACGAGCTGATGGGCCACAAGATTGAAGATGCTGGTATTGAAACGGTAGAGATCCGTTCTGTACTGACTTGCGAAAGCAAGCGCGGTGTGTGCGTGAAATGTTATGGTAAGAACCTTGCCACCGGTAATATTGCGCAGAAAGGTGATGCCGTAGGTATCATTGCTGCCCAGTCCATCGGTGAGCCTGGTACACAGCTGACCCTCCGTACCTTCCACGTGGGTGGTGTTGCCGGTTCTGCTTCTGTAGAATCTTCACTGCCTGCTAAATTTGATGGTACTATCCAGTTTGACGGTCTGCGTACGGTAACTACTGAGAACAACGATGGCGAGAAGATCCAGATCGTAATTGGTCGTACCGGTGAGGTAAGGATCATGGACCTGAAGAACGATCGGCTGCTGATCACCAACAACGTACCTTATGGTGCTACCCTGCTGGTGAAAGACGGACAGAACGTGAAGAAAGGTGATCCGATCTGTACCTGGGATCCGTTCAACAACGTTGTGGTGGCGGAAATTGCCGGTAAGGTTAAATTCGATAACGTTATCGATGGTATCACTTACCGTGAAGAGGCCGACGAACAAACCGGTCACCGCGAGAAAGTGGTTATTGAAACCAAGGATAAGAACAAGATCCCGACCCTCGTAGTAGAAGGTAAGGATGTGAAACTCTATAACCTTCCTGTAGGCTCCCACATCACTGTGGATGAAGCTGAAGAGGTAAGGGCTGGTCAGGTAATGGTGAAGATCCCGCGTACCCTGCGTATGCAGCGTGACATCACCGGTGGTCTGCCCCGTGTAACGGAGTTGTTTGAAGCACGTAATCCGGGTAACCCCGCCATTGTCTGTGAAATTGACGGTGTGGTAAGCTTCGGTGTCATCAAACGTGGTAACCGCGAGATCGTGGTGGAAGCGAAAGACGGCATTGTGAAGAAATACCTGGTGCCGCTGACCCGCCAGATCCTGGTACAGGACGGCGACTTCATCAAAGCGGGTGCGCCCCTGTCCGACGGACAGACTGCACCTGGCGATATCCTCTCTATCAAAGGACCTTTCGCTGTACAGGAGTACGTAGTGAATGAGATCCAGGAAGTATATCGTTTACAGGGTGTAAAGATCAACGACAAGCACATTGAAGTGATCGTACGCCAGATGATGAAGAAAGTAGAGATCGTGGATCCGGGTGATACCCGCTTCCTGGAGGAGGACCTGGAGGACAGGTTTGACTTCAACGAAGTGAACGACTGGATCTTTGACAAGAAAGTGATCTCTGAAGCCGGGGAAAGCACCAAGCTGAAAGCCGGTCAGATCGTGAGCCTGCGCGAGATCCGTGAGGAGAACTCGCTGCTCCGCCGGAACGACAAAAAGCTGGTGGAATTCCGTGACGCCAATCCTGCCACTTCTCACCCCGTGCTGCTGGGTATTACCAAAGCATCACTGGGTACACAGAGCTGGATCTCGGCCGCTTCATTCCAGGAAACGACCAAAGTACTGTCTTCGGCCGCTATCCAGGGTAAGAGCGACGATATGCTGGGTCTGAAGGAGAATGTGATCACTGGTCACCCGATCCCTGCTGGTACTGGTCTGCGCGACTTCGAGAACATGGTGGTGGGCAGCAAGGAAGAATATGAACTGCTGCAAACTACCCGCGAGGCCATGAGCTTCGACGAAGAAGAGTAA